In one window of Camelina sativa cultivar DH55 chromosome 15, Cs, whole genome shotgun sequence DNA:
- the LOC104744665 gene encoding uncharacterized protein LOC104744665, whose protein sequence is MNSPLSCKNLRLFSNSVACKCLLLVGIALFYRALLLSYSPRNALNGIRARHMSDSSSSSSSTDGIRTDKFLEVPQIVWGLNNQKIAFARACLTARLMNRTLLMPSLSSSLFYKEVDKLRPIPFDKVFQFERFNSLCSGFVRLSQFSDVRNRANVFDLEKGSGRRWTVERDLDQLKHSARNESIDEFEVIRVIGKNPFLWHDHWPVEDYAKVFECMVVVDEISREADKVVMKIREAGEAERAKLESKTGTLGPIPFVAVHMRIEIDWMIHCKKLEQRKKVSEICSSKREIMERVGNISGLKTPTALYLAVADTLLEAKDEGSSVLTGWRDGLIPFEKKKLGVKEEIYGKYSYLIQSAIDYEVCLRADVFVGNSFSTFSSLIVLERTQKARRLGFMSSCEDGENKWRSYAYNLAGESKGVPRRWMTNMTHSSLEAISYGSNSVSCSSG, encoded by the coding sequence ATGAATTCTCCGTTAAGTTGCAAGAATCTGAGACTTTTTTCAAACTCTGTTGCTTGCAAATGCCTTCTTCTtgttggtattgctctgttctACAGAGCTCTGTTACTCTCTTACTCTCCCAGAAACGCTCTCAACGGTATTCGAGCTCGTCACATGTCagattcctcctcctcctcctcctcaaccGATGGAATCCGAACTGATAAGTTTCTCGAGGTTCCTCAGATCGTCTGGGGACTAAACAATCAGAAGATAGCTTTCGCTCGAGCTTGCTTGACGGCGAGGTTGATGAACAGGACGCTTCTCATGCCTAGTCTAAGTTCTTCCTTGTTCTACAAGGAAGTCGATAAGCTGCGCCCGATTCCTTTTGATAAAGTGTTTCAGTTTGAAAGATTCAACTCTCTCTGCTCAGGGTTTGTGCGGCTTTCTCAGTTCTCTGATGTTAGAAACAGAGCAAATGTGTTTGATCTAGAGAAaggtagtggaagaagatggacGGTTGAAAGAGACTTGGATCAGTTGAAACACTCCGCACGTAACGAGTCTATCGATGAGTTTGAAGTGATCCGTGTCATAGGGAAGAACCCGTTCTTGTGGCATGATCATTGGCCTGTAGAAGACTATGCTAAGGTCTTTGAGTGTATGGTTGTGGTTGATGAAATCTCAAGAGAAGCAGataaagttgtgatgaaaatcCGAGAAGCTGGTGAGGCAGAAAGAGCAAAACTCGAATCCAAAACTGGAACCCTCGGTCCGATACCTTTTGTTGCGGTTCACATGAGGATAGAGATAGATTGGATGATACATTGTAAGAAGCTAGAGCAACGTAAAAAGGTCTCAGAGATTTGTAGTAGTAAAAGAGAGATTATGGAGAGAGTAGGGAACATTTCTGGTTTAAAGACTCCAACAGCTCTTTACCTTGCAGTAGCAGATACTCTCTTGGAAGCAAAAGATGAAGGTTCATCGGTGTTAACGGGTTGGAGAGATGGATTAATAccgtttgagaagaagaagcttgggGTTAAAGAAGAGATTTATGGAAAGTATTCATATTTGATTCAATCGGCTATAGACTATGAGGTGTGTTTGAGAGCTGATGTTTTTGTTGGTAATAGCTTTTCGACTTTTTCTAGTCTCATTGTTCTTGAGAGGACGCAGAAGGCGAGAAGATTAGGGTTTATGAGTTCTTGtgaagatggtgaaaacaagTGGAGATCGTATGCATATAATCTTGCTGGTGAATCAAAGGGAGTTCCAAGGAGGTGGATGACGAATATGAC
- the LOC104744667 gene encoding cyclin-P3-1-like, translated as METSKNSTNTSLFQWLGLLEDSDQPSDSTPPRVITLLASILEKMIQKNKKPHHTRHNKDDEITMFHGSKAPSMSIYRYTERIHRYAQCSPACFVTAFAYILRYLQRPEATSTPRRRLTSLNVHRLLITSLLVAAKFLERKCYNNAYYAKIGGVSTEEMNTLERTFLFDVDFRLNITTETFEKHCLMLQRETVPCDSRKLRTVLGEISCGCQAI; from the exons ATGGAAACTTCTAAGAACTCCACAAACACATCACTATTCCAATGGTTAGGTCTTTTAGAAGATTCTGATCAGCCTTCTGATTCTACCCCTCCTCGAGTCATAACCCTTCTCGCTTCTATCCTTGAGAAGATGATCCAGAAGAACAAAAAACCACACCACACAAGACACAACAA GGATGACGAGATCACTATGTTCCACGGATCAAAAGCACCATCGATGAGCATTTATCGTTACACAGAGAGAATCCATAGGTACGCTCAGTGTAGCCCTGCGTGCTTTGTCACAGCTTTTGCTTACATCCTTAGGTATCTACAGAGACCAGAGGCTACAAGTACGCCTCGTCGTCGTCTTACATCACTCAACGTTCATCGCCTCCTCATTACCAGTCTCTTGGTCGCAGCCAAATTCCTGGAACGCAA GTGTTATAACAACGCGTATTATGCTAAAATCGGAGGAGTGAGCACGGAAGAGATGAATACTCTGGAGAGGACGTTCTTGTTCGATGTTGATTTCAGACTAAATATTACAACGGAGACTTTCGAGAAACACTGTCTCATGTTGCAGAGAGAAACGGTGCCTTGTGATTCAAGAAAACTTAGAACAGTTCTTGGAGAGATAAGTTGTGGCTGCCAAGCGATTTAA
- the LOC104744668 gene encoding microtubule-binding protein TANGLED-like, protein MVARTPQKQRKVTMVVPSLNSDLLKETICKVDKCMERLQELQYTIAGGTKVVSGVNLSPRSTRTYLKTSLRCKQETLRIKNATHKKSPVGKFPASSPGDWRKMSLPAMLLGETVNEILQASQVTRDIVDAIAPKESRKIRRLAMSEEDDGPKTPETQRKSREQNPETVSTNIKARRKREKQNRRSESDYPPSLQKARSRIAFRTISPQKTAEKVQVKGNGDNSFRHLANRVSPKHKPWVKKAVLFPNPLFISGTATHQAKFSRTMSPVIARTEISSIKNKKETPHKFLIKSPPTSASKFQVKIKSPPKVLVSPTRNGSNLTRKSPRGSSSPTRNVTIGKKSPTASISPVRNLGKRSPKLSTAAKLRRSFTPTRNGSNSARKPSISPKRVTLQAFLSPARNGNFHKKSPKASISPTRVNKSQKLSTAAKFRRSFSPSRLAMRLVSPMKSRKSVAKCDDHEMVSGLKQRPVLVPKRFSMGRI, encoded by the exons atggttgcAAGAACCCCACAAAAGCAGAGGAAAGTGACGATGGTGGTGCCATCTCTCAACTCAGATCTTCTCAAGGAAACTATCTGCAAG GTTGATAAATGTATGGAAAGACTGCAAGAGCTACAATACACAATTGCTGGAGGTACCAAAGTTGTATCTGGAGTTAACCTTAGCCCTCGAAGTACCAGAACTTATCTGAAGACTAGTCTTAGATGCAAGCAAGAAACTCTTAg GATCAAGAATGCTACTCATAAGAAATCTCCAGTAGGGAAGTTTCCAGCTTCCTCACCAG GAGATTGGAGGAAAATGTCACTCCCAGCAATGCTACTTGGTGAGACTGTGAATGAAATCTTACAAGCTTCACAGGTCACAAGAGACATTGTAGATGCCATAGCACCAAAGGAGAGTAGAAAGATCAGGAGATTAGCAATgtcagaagaagatgatggaccCAAAACACCCGAGACACAACGTAAATCCCGGGAACAGAACCCTGAAACTGTCAGTACCAACATCAAAgcgagaaggaagagagagaagcagaaCAGACGATCAGAATCAGATTATCCTCCTTCTCTTCAAAAGGCACGGTCAAGAATTGCGTTCAGAACCATCTCCCCACAGAAAACAGCAGAGAAGGTTCAAGTCAAGGGAAATGGTGACAATAGCTTTCGTCATTTGGCTAACAGGGTTTCACCAAAGCACAAACCTTGGGTTAAAAAGGCGGTTCTTTTTCCAAACCCTCTGTTTATTTCCGGTACCGCTACACACCAGGCCAAGTTCAGTAGAACAATGTCTCCGGTCATAGCCAGAACTGAGATATCAAgcatcaagaacaagaaagagacTCCTCACAAGTTCTTGATCAAATCTCCTCCCACATCAGCATCTAAGTTTCAGGTCAAGATCAAGAGCCCACCTAAGGTCTTGGTTTCTCCTACAAGAAATGGCAGTAACTTGACTCGGAAGTCACCTAGAGGCTCCAGTTCTCCTACAAGAAACGTTACCATAGGAAAGAAGTCACCTACAGCGTCGATTTCTCCTGTTAGAAACTTGGGAAAGAGGTCTCCAAAGCTATCAACAGCAGCTAAGCTCAGAAGATCATTTACTCCTACGAGAAATGGCAGTAACTCGGCCCGTAAGCCGTCCATTTCTCCAAAAAGAGTCACGCTTCAAGCATTTCTTTCTCCGGCAAGAAATGGTAACTTTCATAAGAAGTCACCCAAAGCTTCGATTTCTCCTACTAGGGTGAACAAGTCGCAGAAGCTGTCAACGGCTGCAAAGTTCAGGAGGTCGTTTTCGCCATCGAGACTAGCGATGAGGCTGGTGTCTCCAATGAAGAGCAGGAAAAGTGTGGCCAAGTGTGATGATCATGAGATGGTGAGTGGATTGAAACAGCGTCCGGTTTTGGTTCCTAAAAGATTCTCGATGGGGAGAATCTAG
- the LOC104744672 gene encoding pentatricopeptide repeat-containing protein At3g05340-like — MNSRWVIQKLTSHPPLCLSTILCPSKLLIRQSQVSTFLLNHVDMSLLLSICGREGWFPHLGPCLHASIIKNPEFFEPVDADIHRNALVVWNSLLSQYVKCGKLVDALQLFDEMPMRDVISQNILFYGFLRNRETESGFVLLKRMLGSGGFDQATLTIVLSVCVTPEFCLVTKMIHALAVLSGYYDKDISVGNKLITSYFKCGCSVSARRVFDEMASHRNVITWTAVVSGLIENELHEDGLRLFSLMRRGLVHPNSVTYLSALAACSGSQRIVEGQQIHALLWKFGIESELCIESALMDMYSKCGSIEDAWKIFESTDEVDEVSMTVILVGLAQNGSEEEAIQFFIRMLQAGVEIDANVVSAVLGVSFVDNSLGLGKQLHSLVIKRKFSGNTFVNNGLINMYPKCGDLIDSLTVFRRMPKRNYVSWNSMIAAFARHGNGLAALNLYEEMITQDVKPTDVTFLSLLHACSHVGLIDKGRELLNVMQDVHGIEPRTEHYACIIDMFGRAGLLKEAKSFIDSLPIKPDYKIWQALLGACSFHGETEVGKYAAEQLIQTAPDSSAAHILMANIYSSRGKWKERAKTIKRMKAMGVTKETGISSIEIENKTHSFVVGDQLHPQAEAIYDVLAELFPVMVDEGYRPDKRFILCYTGGDRNGINTMEGLHVFASVPRISFFSNSRNSKSQRFIPSCREKSREDPLSSSSPYSILGVEPSCSSSELKAAFRAKVKQYHPDVNRERSNSDIMIRRIIQAYEMLTNYSRSEIIEGECLDPFDHPECEALDVFVNEVLCVGKRCSYPCFKTAPQVFSCDTTGTARAMSQGHGEDNRLQSAVNQCPRNCIHYVTPSQRIILEELLDSVLGKPYDCSAESEFLYALIVKAQFENNRYQKPKKKQPESSGKHVDWF, encoded by the exons ATGAATTCGAGATGGGTGATTCAGAAACTGACCTCTCACCCTCCTCTTTGCTTGTCTACCATTTTGTGCCCTTCGAAACTCCTAATCCGGCAAAGCCAAGTCTCCACTTTTCTCCTCAATCATGTCGATATGAGCCTTCTCTTATCCATCTGCGGCAGAGAAGGGTGGTTTCCTCATCTGGGTCCTTGTCTCCATGCTTCCATTATCAAGAATCCTGAATTTTTCGAGCCTGTAGATGCTGACATCCATCGAAACGCTCTTGTTGTTTGGAACTCTTTGCTTTCTCAGTACGTAAAATGTGGGAAGTTAGTTGATGCGCTCCAgttgttcgacgaaatgcccaTGAGAGATGTTATCTCGCAGAATATACTGTTTTATGGGTTTCTGAGGAACAGAGAGACTGAGTCTGGTTTTGTATTGCTTAAACGAATGCTTGGGTCTGGTGGGTTTGATCAAGCGACCTTGACGATTGTTTTATCAGTTTGTGTTACGCCAGAGTTTTGTTTGGTGACCAAGATGATTCACGCTTTAGCAGTTTTAAGTGGCTATTATGACAAGGACATATCTGTGGGGAACAAATTGATTACATCTTATTTCAAATGTGGGTGTTCGGTTTCTGCGAGACGGGTTTTTGATGAGATGGCATCACATAGAAATGTCATCACATGGACAGCTGTGGTTTCGGGTCTGATAGAGAATGAGTTACATGAAGATGGTCTAAGACTGTTTAGTTTGATGCGTAGAGGACTGGTCCATCCAAACTCAGTAACTTATTTGAGTGCTCTGGCTGCTTGTTCAGGCTCACAGAGGATAGTGGAAGGGCAACAGATTCATGCCCTTTTGTGGAAATTTGGGATTGAATCAGAATTATGCATTGAGAGTGCGCTAATGGATATGTACTCTAAATGTGGAAGCATTGAAGATGCGTGGAAGATCTTTGAGTCCACTGACGAAGTTGATGAAGTTTCCATGACTGTGATATTAGTTGGTTTAGCACAAAATGGGTCAGAGGAAGAAGCTATACAGTTCTTCATTAGAATGCTTCAAGCTGGTGTAGAGATTGATGCAAATGTAGTCTCAGCTGTTCTTGGTGTTTCGTTTGTCGATAACTCTTTGGGTCTAGGCAAGCAACTGCATTCTTTGGTTATCAAACGAAAATTCTCTGGTAACACCTTTGTCAACAATGGACTCATTAATATGTACCCAAAATGTGGAGATCTGATTGATTCACTAACTGTCTTTAGACGAATGCCTAAGAGGAACTATGTTTCATGGAACTCGATGATTGCAGCATTTGCTCGCCATGGTAATGGATTAGCTGCCTTGAATCTATACGAAGAAATGATTACACAAGACGTGAAGCCTACAGATGTTACCTTTCTATCTCTACTTCATGCTTGTAGCCATGTAGGGTTGATCGATAAAGGCCGAGAACTCTTAAACGTGATGCAAGATGTCCATGGGATCGAGCCTAGGACAGAGCATTATGCCTGTATTATTGACATGTTTGGTCGTGCTGGTCTTTTGAAAGAAGCAAAGAGCTTTATAGACTCATTGCCTATCAAGCCTGATTATAAAATTTGGCAAGCATTGCTTGGAGCTTGTAGTTTCCATGGTGAAACAGAAGTAGGGAAATATGCAGCTGAACAGTTAATTCAAACTGCACCTGACAGCTCAGCGGCCCATATCTTGATGGCCAACATTTACTCATCCAGAGGGAAATGGAAGGAGAGGGCGAAGACGATCAAGAGAATGAAAGCAATGGGAGTGACTAAAGAAACGGGCATAAGTTCGATTGAAATTGAGAATAAAACACACAGCTTTGTAGTTGGGGACCAACTACATCCACAAGCAGAGGCTATATATGATGTTCTGGCTGAATTGTTTCCGGTTATGGTAGATGAAGGTTACAGGCCTGATAAGAGGTTTATTCTCTGTTATACAGGAGGCGACAGAAACGGCATAA ATACAATGGAAGGTCTTCATGTATTTGCTTCGGTACCTagaatctctttcttttccaaTTCCAGAAATTCAAAATCTCAGCGATTCATCCCCAGTTGCAGAGAGAAGAGCAGAGAAGATCCACTCTCTAGCTCTTCACCGTACTCTATACTTGGCGTAGAGCCAAGCTGCTCATCTTCTGAGCTAAAGGCAGCTTTTCGTGCCAAA GTGAAACAATACCATCCTGATGTaaacagagagagaagcaaCTCTGATATTATGATCCGTCGCATAATCCAGGCATATGAG ATGTTAACAAACTATAGCCGGTCAGAGATAATTGAAGG AGAATGCTTGGACCCTTTTGACCATCCAGAGTGTGAGGCACTTGACGTGTTTGTGAATGAAGTCCTCTGTGTTGGAAAAA GATGTTCGTACCCATGCTTTAAAACAGCTCCTCAGGTCTTCTCATGTGATACAACTGGAACAGCTCGAGCAATGTCCCAAG GGCATGGCGAAGATAACCGTTTACAATCTGCAGTTAACCAGTGCCCGAGAAATTGCATACATTATGTCACACCATCACAGAGAATTATTTTAGAAGAGTTACTTgacag TGTCTTGGGAAAACCTTATGATTGTTCCGCGGAATCAGAATTTCTCTATGCTCTTATCGTCAAAGCTCAGTTTGAGAACAATCGGTACCAGaagccaaaaaagaaacaacctgAATCTTCAGGAAAACATGTAGACTGGTTCTGA
- the LOC104744671 gene encoding probable Xaa-Pro aminopeptidase P isoform X1 produces the protein MIPLTLSSPSLTRLVLFTSRYSHTPFLRNFNSLPLINRKLPYNKPPFGVRCHASSSSSSSFTAKSSKEIRKTQTKVVVDEKLTSIRRLFSNPGVGIDAYIIPSQDAHQSEFIAECYARRAYISGFTGSAGTAIVTKDKAALWTDGRYFLQAEKQLNSSWSLMRAGNPGVPTASEWIADVLAPGGRVGIDPFLFSADAAEELKEVIAKKNHELVYLYNVNLVDEIWKDSRPKPPSKQIRIHDLKYAGVDVASKLLTLRNQIMDAGASAIVISMLDEIAWVLNLRGSDVPHSPVMYAYLIVEVDQAHLFVDNSKVTEEVKDHLKNAGIEIRPYDSILQEIDSLAARGAQLLMDPSSLNVAIISTYKSACERYTRNSESEERANLKFTDSSSGYIANPSGIYMQSPISWAKAIKNDAELQGMKNSHLRDAAALAHFWAWLEEEVHKNANLTEVDVADRLLEFRSLQDGFMDTSFDTISGSGANGAIIHYKPEPESCSRVDPKKLFLLDSGAQYVDGTTDITRTVHFSEPSAREKECFTRVLQGHIALDQAVFPEGTPGFVLDGFARSSLWKIGLDYRHGTGHGVGAALNVHEGPQSISYRYGNMTPLQNGMIVSNEPGYYEDHAFGIRIENLLHVRDAETPNRFGGVTYLGFEKLTFFPIQTKMVDVSLLSDTEIDWLNSYHEEVWEKVSPLLEGSSTQQWLWNNTRPLAKP, from the exons ATGATTCCTCTAACTCTTTCGTCGCCGTCTCTGACTCGTCTCGTTTTGTTCACCTCACGTTACTCTCACACTCCGTTCCTCCGCAATTTCAACTCGCTCCCTTTGATCAACCGGAAATTACCGTATAACAAACCCCCTTTTGGCGTGAGGTGTCATGCTAGTAGCAGCAGTTCTTCCTCCTTCACCGCAAAGTCTTCCAAAGAGATTCGTAAGACTCAAACCAAAGTAGTCGTTGACGAGAAGCTTACCTCGATCCGGCGGCTGTTCTCTAATCCGGGTGTTGGAATCGATGCTTATATCATACCTTCACAAGATGCAcatcag AGCGAGTTCATCGCAGAGTGCTATGCGAGGAGGGCTTATATATCAGGATTTACTGGAAGTGCTGGTACGGCTATTGTCACCAAGGACAAGGCAGCTCTGTGGACAGATGGCCGCTATTTTCTTCAG GCGGAGAAGCAATTAAACTCAAGTTGGAGTCTCATGCGTGCTGGTAATCCAGGAGTTCCCACGGCAAGTGAATGGATAGCTGATGTTTTGGCTCCTGGTGGAAGAGTTGGTATTGACCCT TTTCTTTTTTCCGCCGATGCTGCTGAGGAATTGAAGGAGGTCATAGCCAAAAAGAATCATGAGTTGGTTTACTTGTACAATGTAAATCTTGTGGATGAGATATGGAAGGACTCAAGGCCAAAGCCTCCAAGCAAACAAATAAGGATACATGACTTGAAGTATGCTGGTGTCGATGTGGCCTCAAAATTGTTGACTCTGAGGAATCAAATTATGGATGCTGGCGCATCTGCCATTGTGATATCCATGCTTGATGAGATTGCATGGGTGCTTAATTTG AGAGGGAGCGATGTTCCACATTCACCTGTAATGTACGCATATCTGATTGTAGAGGTTGACCAAGCCCATCTCTTTGTAGATAATTCTAAGGTAACAGAGGAGGTGAAAGATCATTTGAAAAACGCAGGGATCGAAATCAGACCTTATGATTCCATTCTTCAAGAAATAGATAG TCTGGCAGCACGTGGAGCTCAGCTTCTGATGGATCCATCATCGCTCAACGTAGCTATCATTAGTACCTACAAATCTGCGTGTGAAAGATATACGAGGAATTCTGAAAGCGAAGAAAGAGCTAACCTTAAATTTACTGATAGCTCCAGCGGATATATTGCTAATCCCTCTGGCATCTACATGCAATCTCCTATTTCGTGGGCAAAGGCCATTAAAAATGATGCCGAGCTACAGGGAATGAAGAACTCTCACTTGAG AGATGCTGCTGCTCTAGCTCATTTCTGGGCTTGGCTGGAAGAAGAAGTGCATAAGAATGCAAACCTAACAGAGGTAGATGTGGCTGACAGGCTCCTTGAATTTCGTTCACTGCAAGATGGTTTTATGGATACAAGCTTCGATACAATAAGTG GTTCCGGTGCAAATGGTGCTATTATACACTATAAACCCGAGCCAGAGAGCTGCAGTCGTGTAGACcctaaaaaactttttttgctGGATAGTGGCGCTCAATATGTTGATGGAACAACAGACATCACCAGAACAGTACATTTTAGTGAACCTTCTGCACGAGAAAAAGAATGTTTCACTCGAGTTTTGCAG GGTCATATAGCTCTTGATCAAGCCGTGTTCCCAGAAGGTACTCCTGGTTTTGTATTAGATGGGTTTGCACGCTCTTCTCTGTGGAAGATTGGACTTGATTACCGCCATG GGACTGGACACGGCGTAGGGGCTGCACTCAATGTGCATGAAGGTCCTCAAAGTATTAGTTATCGGTATGGAAACATGACCCCTCTCCAGAATGGCATGATAGTAAGCAATGAACCTGGATATTATGAAGATCATGCATTTGGGATCCGAATTGAG AATCTCCTTCATGTGAGAGATGCTGAAACACCAAACCGCTTTGGTGGAGTTACATACCTTGGATTTGAGAAGCTTACATTCTTCCCCATTCAG ACAAAAATGGTTGATGTTTCTTTGCTATCTGATACTGAGATTGACTGGCTTAATAGTTACCACGAGGAAGTCTGGGAAAAG GTTTCACCATTATTGGAAGGTTCTTCAACTCAGCAGTGGCTCTGGAACAACACAAGACCGTTAGCCAAACCATGA
- the LOC104744671 gene encoding probable Xaa-Pro aminopeptidase P isoform X2: MIPLTLSSPSLTRLVLFTSRYSHTPFLRNFNSLPLINRKLPYNKPPFGVRCHASSSSSSSFTAKSSKEIRKTQTKVVVDEKLTSIRRLFSNPGVGIDAYIIPSQDAHQSEFIAECYARRAYISGFTGSAGTAIVTKDKAALWTDGRYFLQAEKQLNSSWSLMRAGNPGVPTASEWIADVLAPGGRVGIDPFLFSADAAEELKEVIAKKNHELVYLYNVNLVDEIWKDSRPKPPSKQIRIHDLKYAGVDVASKLLTLRNQIMDAGASAIVISMLDEIAWVLNLRGSDVPHSPVMYAYLIVEVDQAHLFVDNSKVTEEVKDHLKNAGIEIRPYDSILQEIDSLAARGAQLLMDPSSLNVAIISTYKSACERYTRNSESEERANLKFTDSSSGYIANPSGIYMQSPISWAKAIKNDAELQGMKNSHLRLLEFRSLQDGFMDTSFDTISGSGANGAIIHYKPEPESCSRVDPKKLFLLDSGAQYVDGTTDITRTVHFSEPSAREKECFTRVLQGHIALDQAVFPEGTPGFVLDGFARSSLWKIGLDYRHGTGHGVGAALNVHEGPQSISYRYGNMTPLQNGMIVSNEPGYYEDHAFGIRIENLLHVRDAETPNRFGGVTYLGFEKLTFFPIQTKMVDVSLLSDTEIDWLNSYHEEVWEKVSPLLEGSSTQQWLWNNTRPLAKP, translated from the exons ATGATTCCTCTAACTCTTTCGTCGCCGTCTCTGACTCGTCTCGTTTTGTTCACCTCACGTTACTCTCACACTCCGTTCCTCCGCAATTTCAACTCGCTCCCTTTGATCAACCGGAAATTACCGTATAACAAACCCCCTTTTGGCGTGAGGTGTCATGCTAGTAGCAGCAGTTCTTCCTCCTTCACCGCAAAGTCTTCCAAAGAGATTCGTAAGACTCAAACCAAAGTAGTCGTTGACGAGAAGCTTACCTCGATCCGGCGGCTGTTCTCTAATCCGGGTGTTGGAATCGATGCTTATATCATACCTTCACAAGATGCAcatcag AGCGAGTTCATCGCAGAGTGCTATGCGAGGAGGGCTTATATATCAGGATTTACTGGAAGTGCTGGTACGGCTATTGTCACCAAGGACAAGGCAGCTCTGTGGACAGATGGCCGCTATTTTCTTCAG GCGGAGAAGCAATTAAACTCAAGTTGGAGTCTCATGCGTGCTGGTAATCCAGGAGTTCCCACGGCAAGTGAATGGATAGCTGATGTTTTGGCTCCTGGTGGAAGAGTTGGTATTGACCCT TTTCTTTTTTCCGCCGATGCTGCTGAGGAATTGAAGGAGGTCATAGCCAAAAAGAATCATGAGTTGGTTTACTTGTACAATGTAAATCTTGTGGATGAGATATGGAAGGACTCAAGGCCAAAGCCTCCAAGCAAACAAATAAGGATACATGACTTGAAGTATGCTGGTGTCGATGTGGCCTCAAAATTGTTGACTCTGAGGAATCAAATTATGGATGCTGGCGCATCTGCCATTGTGATATCCATGCTTGATGAGATTGCATGGGTGCTTAATTTG AGAGGGAGCGATGTTCCACATTCACCTGTAATGTACGCATATCTGATTGTAGAGGTTGACCAAGCCCATCTCTTTGTAGATAATTCTAAGGTAACAGAGGAGGTGAAAGATCATTTGAAAAACGCAGGGATCGAAATCAGACCTTATGATTCCATTCTTCAAGAAATAGATAG TCTGGCAGCACGTGGAGCTCAGCTTCTGATGGATCCATCATCGCTCAACGTAGCTATCATTAGTACCTACAAATCTGCGTGTGAAAGATATACGAGGAATTCTGAAAGCGAAGAAAGAGCTAACCTTAAATTTACTGATAGCTCCAGCGGATATATTGCTAATCCCTCTGGCATCTACATGCAATCTCCTATTTCGTGGGCAAAGGCCATTAAAAATGATGCCGAGCTACAGGGAATGAAGAACTCTCACTTGAG GCTCCTTGAATTTCGTTCACTGCAAGATGGTTTTATGGATACAAGCTTCGATACAATAAGTG GTTCCGGTGCAAATGGTGCTATTATACACTATAAACCCGAGCCAGAGAGCTGCAGTCGTGTAGACcctaaaaaactttttttgctGGATAGTGGCGCTCAATATGTTGATGGAACAACAGACATCACCAGAACAGTACATTTTAGTGAACCTTCTGCACGAGAAAAAGAATGTTTCACTCGAGTTTTGCAG GGTCATATAGCTCTTGATCAAGCCGTGTTCCCAGAAGGTACTCCTGGTTTTGTATTAGATGGGTTTGCACGCTCTTCTCTGTGGAAGATTGGACTTGATTACCGCCATG GGACTGGACACGGCGTAGGGGCTGCACTCAATGTGCATGAAGGTCCTCAAAGTATTAGTTATCGGTATGGAAACATGACCCCTCTCCAGAATGGCATGATAGTAAGCAATGAACCTGGATATTATGAAGATCATGCATTTGGGATCCGAATTGAG AATCTCCTTCATGTGAGAGATGCTGAAACACCAAACCGCTTTGGTGGAGTTACATACCTTGGATTTGAGAAGCTTACATTCTTCCCCATTCAG ACAAAAATGGTTGATGTTTCTTTGCTATCTGATACTGAGATTGACTGGCTTAATAGTTACCACGAGGAAGTCTGGGAAAAG GTTTCACCATTATTGGAAGGTTCTTCAACTCAGCAGTGGCTCTGGAACAACACAAGACCGTTAGCCAAACCATGA